The proteins below come from a single Alligator mississippiensis isolate rAllMis1 chromosome 2, rAllMis1, whole genome shotgun sequence genomic window:
- the SPRY1 gene encoding protein sprouty homolog 1 isoform X1: MVQCHITSGIKWSFERLPDALIWISDACHVSIECQKWRSLQMEPQSQHGSGGSLVVIQQPSLDSRQRLDYERETQPTAILSLDQIKVIRGSNEYTEGPSVVKKSGPRTAPRQEKHERTHEIVPINVNNNYEPRPSHVGHVAHPHNVRAPVLSRSTSTGSAASSGSNSSASSEQGLLGRSPPSRPGSGHRSERTIRTQPKQSSLIVDDLKGPLKEDLTQHKFICEQCGKCKCGECTAPRALPSCLACNRQCLCSAESMVEYSTCMCLIKGIFYHCSNDDEGDSYADNPCSCSQSHCCSRYLCMGAMSLFLPCLLCYPPAKGCLKLCRGCYDRINRPGCRCKNSNTVYCKLESCPSRGQGKPS, encoded by the coding sequence GATTTCAGATGCATGCCACGTTTCCATTGAATGCCAGAAGTGGAGATCTCTACAGATGGAGCCCCAAAGTCAACATGGCAGTGGCGGTTCATTAGTTGTGattcagcagccttccctggacAGCAGGCAAAGGCTGGACTATGAAAGAGAAACTCAGCCAACAGCTATCTTGTCACTGGATCAGATCAAAGTTATTAGGGGCAGCAATGAATACACTGAAGGTCCATCTGTGGTGAAGAAGTCTGGTCCACGGACAGCACCAAGACAAGAAAAGCATGAAAGGACTCATGAAATCGTACCAATTAATGTGAATAATAATTACGAACCCAGGCCCAGCCATGTAGGACATGTGGCACATCCCCATAATGTCAGggcccctgtgctgagcagatCAACTAGCACTGGGAGTGCAGCTAGTTCTGGAAGCAACAGTAGCGCTTCTTCAGAGCAGGGACTGTTGGGAAGATCACCCCCATCCAGGCCGGGTTCAGGCCACAGATCTGAAAGGACCATCCGGACACAGCCCAAGCAGTCATCTTTGATTGTAGATGATCTGAAGGGTCCCTTGAAAGAGGACTTGACACAACACAAGTTTATCTGCGAACAGTGTGGGAAGTGCAAATGTGGTGAATGCACAGCCCCGAGGGCCTTACCATCTTGCTTGGCCTGCAACAGGCAGTGCTTGtgctctgctgagagcatggtGGAGTACAGCACCTGCATGTGCCTGATCAAAGGGATTTTCTACCACTGTTCCAATGATGATGAAGGGGACTCATACGCGGATAATCCCTGCTCTTGTTCCCAGTCACATTGCTGTTCCAGGTACCTGTGCATGGGAGCAATGTCCTTGTTTTTGCCTTGCTTGCTGTGCTACCCTCCTGCAAAGGGATGCCTAAAACTGTGCCGAGGGTGTTATGACCGGATCAATCGTCCAGGTTGCCGATGTAAGAACTCCAACACTGTCTATTGTAAACTGGAGAGCTGCCCCTCTCGGGGTCAGGGCAAGCCTTCATGA
- the SPRY1 gene encoding protein sprouty homolog 1 isoform X2, which produces MEPQSQHGSGGSLVVIQQPSLDSRQRLDYERETQPTAILSLDQIKVIRGSNEYTEGPSVVKKSGPRTAPRQEKHERTHEIVPINVNNNYEPRPSHVGHVAHPHNVRAPVLSRSTSTGSAASSGSNSSASSEQGLLGRSPPSRPGSGHRSERTIRTQPKQSSLIVDDLKGPLKEDLTQHKFICEQCGKCKCGECTAPRALPSCLACNRQCLCSAESMVEYSTCMCLIKGIFYHCSNDDEGDSYADNPCSCSQSHCCSRYLCMGAMSLFLPCLLCYPPAKGCLKLCRGCYDRINRPGCRCKNSNTVYCKLESCPSRGQGKPS; this is translated from the coding sequence ATGGAGCCCCAAAGTCAACATGGCAGTGGCGGTTCATTAGTTGTGattcagcagccttccctggacAGCAGGCAAAGGCTGGACTATGAAAGAGAAACTCAGCCAACAGCTATCTTGTCACTGGATCAGATCAAAGTTATTAGGGGCAGCAATGAATACACTGAAGGTCCATCTGTGGTGAAGAAGTCTGGTCCACGGACAGCACCAAGACAAGAAAAGCATGAAAGGACTCATGAAATCGTACCAATTAATGTGAATAATAATTACGAACCCAGGCCCAGCCATGTAGGACATGTGGCACATCCCCATAATGTCAGggcccctgtgctgagcagatCAACTAGCACTGGGAGTGCAGCTAGTTCTGGAAGCAACAGTAGCGCTTCTTCAGAGCAGGGACTGTTGGGAAGATCACCCCCATCCAGGCCGGGTTCAGGCCACAGATCTGAAAGGACCATCCGGACACAGCCCAAGCAGTCATCTTTGATTGTAGATGATCTGAAGGGTCCCTTGAAAGAGGACTTGACACAACACAAGTTTATCTGCGAACAGTGTGGGAAGTGCAAATGTGGTGAATGCACAGCCCCGAGGGCCTTACCATCTTGCTTGGCCTGCAACAGGCAGTGCTTGtgctctgctgagagcatggtGGAGTACAGCACCTGCATGTGCCTGATCAAAGGGATTTTCTACCACTGTTCCAATGATGATGAAGGGGACTCATACGCGGATAATCCCTGCTCTTGTTCCCAGTCACATTGCTGTTCCAGGTACCTGTGCATGGGAGCAATGTCCTTGTTTTTGCCTTGCTTGCTGTGCTACCCTCCTGCAAAGGGATGCCTAAAACTGTGCCGAGGGTGTTATGACCGGATCAATCGTCCAGGTTGCCGATGTAAGAACTCCAACACTGTCTATTGTAAACTGGAGAGCTGCCCCTCTCGGGGTCAGGGCAAGCCTTCATGA